One genomic window of Novosphingobium aureum includes the following:
- a CDS encoding DUF2322 family protein, giving the protein MITPGPVFKDNLSQLPAIDGVARIEFLDAAGTVTDTIENQPGKLGSLAVYQYLAESFERLDAAAAEHGLAVFAEITEDARERPGAHPNIDRLIAVAQGAAPLSIRVVTK; this is encoded by the coding sequence ATGATCACTCCGGGTCCCGTGTTCAAGGACAACCTCTCCCAGCTTCCCGCCATCGACGGTGTCGCGCGCATCGAATTCCTCGACGCGGCTGGCACGGTGACCGACACGATCGAGAACCAGCCCGGCAAGCTCGGCTCGCTCGCGGTCTATCAATATCTTGCCGAGAGCTTCGAACGGCTCGATGCCGCCGCCGCCGAGCATGGTCTCGCGGTCTTCGCCGAGATCACCGAGGACGCGCGCGAGCGTCCCGGCGCGCACCCCAACATCGACCGCCTGATCGCCGTCGCGCAAGGCGCTGCACCGCTTTCGATCCGGGTCGTGACGAAGTGA
- the galU gene encoding UTP--glucose-1-phosphate uridylyltransferase GalU, whose translation MTESNYRKPVRKAVFPVAGLGTRFLPATKAIPKELLPVVDRPLIQYAVDEAREAGIEEFIFVTGRGKTAIVEHFDTAYELEATMTSRGKSLDPLEPTRMKPGNLVTVRQQVPLGLGHAVWCARAVTGDEPFAIFLPDELMYGSPGCMAQMIEAYNKVGGNLVSVLEVPENEVSSYGVIKPGAVSGNLTEVKGLVEKPKVEDAPSNKIVSGRYILQPEVMDLLASQDKGAGGEIQLTDSMAKLIDTQPFHAVTFEGQRFDCGSKLGFVEATLSIALDRKDMGDDVRAMAKRILG comes from the coding sequence ATGACTGAATCGAATTACCGTAAACCCGTCCGCAAGGCCGTCTTTCCCGTCGCCGGCCTTGGCACCCGTTTCCTTCCCGCCACCAAGGCAATTCCCAAGGAACTACTGCCGGTCGTCGACCGTCCGCTGATCCAGTACGCCGTCGACGAGGCGCGCGAGGCGGGAATCGAGGAATTCATCTTCGTGACAGGCCGCGGCAAGACCGCGATAGTCGAGCATTTCGATACCGCCTACGAACTCGAGGCGACGATGACTTCGCGCGGCAAGTCGCTCGACCCGCTCGAACCCACCCGGATGAAGCCGGGCAACCTCGTCACCGTGCGCCAGCAGGTGCCGCTCGGCCTAGGCCATGCGGTATGGTGCGCACGCGCCGTCACCGGCGACGAACCCTTCGCGATCTTCCTCCCCGACGAACTGATGTACGGCTCGCCCGGCTGCATGGCGCAGATGATCGAAGCCTACAACAAGGTCGGCGGCAACCTCGTCTCGGTCCTCGAAGTGCCCGAGAACGAAGTCTCGAGCTACGGCGTGATCAAGCCGGGCGCGGTCAGCGGCAATCTCACCGAGGTCAAGGGCCTCGTCGAGAAGCCCAAGGTCGAGGACGCACCCTCGAACAAGATCGTCTCGGGCCGCTACATCCTCCAGCCCGAGGTGATGGACCTGCTCGCCAGCCAGGACAAGGGTGCGGGCGGCGAGATCCAGCTGACCGATTCGATGGCCAAGCTGATCGACACCCAGCCCTTCCACGCGGTCACCTTCGAGGGCCAGCGCTTCGACTGCGGCTCCAAGCTCGGCTTCGTCGAGGCGACCCTATCGATCGCGCTCGACCGCAAGGACATGGGCGATGACGTGCGCGCCATGGCCAAGCGCATCCTAGGCTGA
- a CDS encoding phytase — MKRFLTSAAAVVKQGSGALLPAFLLAGCATVSETPAPRLPALDVPAKGETQPVGTANDDAADDPAIWRNRADPAASLLLGTDKKAGLYVYGLDGKVRDFAAAGRLNNVDLREVTLASGQGAVLVAASDRSDEAEPRIALFWLDTASGKLLSLGTQGFLAPGHRAMEAYGFCMGAARGADELARAYVVMKDGTVVESALREADGAIRAEALREVKVATQAEGCVVDDATGTLYLAEEDVGIWQIALDAQTLEAKAFARVGAADGLVDDVEGLALARDEDGQAWLLASSQGDSAYALFTLPGGKLAGRFRVEGGSLGGTSETDGIEVALGDFGPDYPGGIFMAQDGDNAPHAQNFKLVSWEAIRAALKLD; from the coding sequence ATGAAGCGCTTCCTCACGTCTGCCGCAGCCGTCGTGAAGCAGGGGTCGGGAGCATTGCTCCCGGCCTTTCTGCTTGCCGGTTGCGCCACGGTTTCCGAAACGCCCGCACCGCGTCTGCCCGCTCTCGACGTGCCTGCGAAGGGCGAGACACAGCCTGTCGGCACGGCCAACGACGATGCCGCCGACGACCCGGCGATCTGGCGCAACCGTGCCGATCCCGCGGCCAGCCTGTTGCTGGGCACCGACAAGAAGGCGGGGCTCTACGTCTACGGTCTCGATGGCAAGGTGCGCGACTTCGCGGCTGCGGGTCGCCTGAACAATGTCGACTTGCGCGAGGTTACGCTTGCCTCCGGGCAGGGTGCGGTGCTGGTTGCGGCAAGCGATCGCAGCGACGAGGCTGAGCCGCGCATCGCGCTGTTCTGGCTCGATACCGCCAGCGGCAAGCTGCTCTCGCTCGGCACGCAAGGGTTTCTTGCGCCCGGCCACCGCGCCATGGAGGCTTATGGCTTCTGCATGGGCGCTGCGCGCGGGGCAGATGAACTGGCGCGCGCCTATGTCGTGATGAAGGATGGCACCGTCGTCGAGAGCGCGCTGCGCGAGGCTGACGGGGCGATCCGGGCCGAGGCGCTGCGCGAGGTCAAGGTCGCGACCCAGGCCGAGGGCTGCGTCGTCGACGATGCGACCGGCACGCTCTACCTCGCCGAGGAAGACGTCGGCATCTGGCAAATCGCACTGGACGCTCAGACGCTAGAGGCAAAGGCGTTTGCGCGCGTCGGCGCTGCAGACGGGCTCGTTGACGATGTCGAGGGCCTCGCCCTCGCGCGCGACGAGGACGGCCAAGCATGGCTGCTCGCCTCGAGCCAGGGTGACAGCGCCTATGCGCTCTTCACCTTGCCGGGTGGCAAGCTTGCCGGTCGCTTCCGTGTCGAGGGCGGATCGCTTGGCGGCACCAGCGAGACCGACGGCATCGAGGTCGCGCTTGGCGATTTCGGTCCGGACTATCCCGGCGGGATATTCATGGCGCAGGATGGCGACAACGCGCCCCATGCGCAGAACTTCAAGCTCGTCTCATGGGAAGCGATCCGCGCGGCTCTCAAGCTGGACTGA
- a CDS encoding lytic transglycosylase domain-containing protein, translated as MQARRSSFVARRALCLAAPLALLASPAAADVLQIGESGATWVAGGPVGATSGVVGEVPESVDATITHPQSLTEADSGAGPARWRSHVAQLAAKYDISPALLEAVVWQESRWNEGALSPVGARGLAQLMPGTAAQLGVDPHDPTANLEGGARYLRMQLDAFGGDIEKALAAYNAGPRRVQQAGGVPNIRETRAYVAAIMSRLSAPVRH; from the coding sequence ATGCAGGCGCGCCGCTCTTCCTTCGTCGCGCGTCGCGCCTTGTGCCTCGCCGCGCCGCTGGCGCTCCTTGCGAGCCCTGCCGCTGCCGACGTTCTGCAGATCGGTGAGAGCGGCGCGACCTGGGTCGCGGGCGGTCCGGTCGGCGCGACTTCGGGCGTGGTCGGCGAGGTTCCCGAAAGCGTCGATGCCACGATCACGCACCCCCAGTCGCTGACCGAAGCCGACAGCGGGGCCGGTCCCGCACGCTGGCGCTCGCACGTCGCCCAGCTTGCCGCCAAGTACGACATCAGTCCCGCACTGCTCGAAGCCGTGGTCTGGCAGGAGAGCCGCTGGAACGAGGGCGCGCTCTCGCCGGTCGGTGCGCGCGGCCTTGCCCAGCTCATGCCCGGTACCGCAGCGCAGCTCGGCGTCGATCCCCACGATCCGACCGCCAACCTCGAGGGCGGGGCGCGGTACCTGCGCATGCAGCTCGATGCATTCGGCGGTGACATCGAGAAGGCGCTCGCCGCCTACAATGCCGGTCCCCGCCGGGTGCAGCAGGCAGGCGGCGTCCCCAATATCCGCGAGACCCGCGCCTACGTCGCCGCGATCATGTCGCGGCTCAGCGCTCCCGTTCGGCACTAG